From Debaryomyces hansenii CBS767 chromosome C complete sequence, a single genomic window includes:
- a CDS encoding DEHA2C01144p (similar to uniprot|Q5KHG2 Cryptococcus neoformans var CNE00170): MPEPTKDKDNTNGPIPITLLSGFLGSGKTTLLEHILTTDHSLKIAVIINDVSKLNIDAALIKNHVVNRKEEKLIQLQNGCICCTLRGDLLEELISLAKNGDIQYIVIESTGISEPMQVAETFTTEFSEMLLESEGSIPEEDEKIIRDIIDMGGLNKLTKLDTCVTVIDALNFLSNIETTQFLADRYGDNGQGEQERTITDLMIDQIEFSDVIIINKISTTKKRQQRKIEKMIKSLNPVAKILVADYCKIDINEVISTKKYDFEKASTSAGWLQSINEMTLREGFGDKHSTALTPKPETEEYGINNFVYTARRPFHPKRFYEMIRDKFFIIEQSGFEDDEEPEEEINNETGHESSVDESSDEEEEEEEYFEPTEKQILKNKKSSPFGPLLRSKGFFWLASRYIIRGEWSSAGPMLTIKGGIPWFGVAGPEMYPPEAAKLIEADMKGKHDDRRNELVFIGLNINSKKLSEALDLCLLTDDEFELFEEVVDKERNLFKVEKKLQGVFEDGFVDWITFDEGENKVDINTEIHSHIGDRNSTPTHKLR, encoded by the coding sequence ATGCCAGAGCCTACCAAAGACAAAGACAATACTAACGGACCAATTCCTATCACATTATTATCTGGATTCTTAGGTTCGGGAAAAACTACTTTGCTTGAGCATATTCTTACTACTGATCACTCTTTGAAAATTGCAGTAATTATAAACGATGTCtctaaattgaatatagatGCCGCTCTAATTAAGAATCATGTCGTTAATAGGAAAGAGGAAAAATTGATCCAGTTACAAAATGGTTGCATTTGTTGCACATTGAGAGGTGATTTATTAGAGGAACTAATCCTGTTGGCGAAAAATGGTGACATTCAATACATAGTTATTGAGTCTACTGGAATATCGGAACCAATGCAGGTTGCTGAAACGTTCACTACAGAATTTTCTGAGATGTTATTAGAATCTGAAGGTTCAATaccagaagaagatgaaaaaattattagagACATAATTGATATGGGGggattgaataaattaacaaAGCTTGACACATGTGTCACTGTTATCGATGCACTAAATTTCTTATCGAATATTGAAACAACCCAATTTTTAGCTGATAGATATGGTGATAACGGCCAAGGTGAACAGGAAAGAACAATTACCGATTTAATGATTGATCAAATAGAATTTTCAGATGTTATaataatcaacaaaatatcTACTACGAAAAAGAGACagcaaagaaaaattgaaaaaatgataaaatctttgaatCCTGTGGCCAAAATTTTGGTCGCTGATTACTGCAAAATTGACATTAATGAAGTGATCAGCACCAAAAAATACGATTTTGAAAAGGCATCTACTTCAGCAGGGTGGTTGCAAAGTATCAATGAAATGACCCTAAGAGAAGGTTTTGGAGATAAACACTCTACAGCTTTAACCCCAAAACCAGAAACTGAAGAATATggaatcaacaattttgtCTATACCGCTCGAAGGCCATTTCATCCCAAGCGTTTCTACGAGATGATAagagataaatttttcattatagAACAATCCGgatttgaagatgacgaagaaCCAGAAGAggaaattaataatgaaactGGTCACGAAAGTCTGGTGGATGAGAGCCTggacgaagaagaagaagaagaagaatattttgaaccAACGGAGAAgcagattttgaaaaataaaaagctGTCACCATTTGGCCCCTTATTACGTTCCAAGGGTTTCTTTTGGTTGGCATCAAGATATATAATTAGAGGAGAATGGTCTTCAGCAGGCCCAATGTTAACTATCAAAGGTGGAATTCCTTGGTTTGGCGTTGCAGGACCGGAGATGTATCCACCAGAAGCTgcaaaattaattgaagCAGATATGAAAGGCAAACACGATGATAGGCGTAATGAATTGGTCTTCATTGGTTTAAACATAAATCTGAAGAAATTGTCAGAAGCACTTGATTTATGCTTATTAACAGACGACGAGTTTGAATTATTCGAGGAAGTAGTCgacaaagaaagaaatttgTTCAAGGTTGAAAAAAAGTTACAAGGGGTATTTGAAGATGGGTTTGTTGATTGGATTACCTTTGATGAAGGAGAAAACAAAGTGGATATTAATACTGAAATTCATAGTCATATTGGTGACAGGAATTCTACGCCTACGCATAAATTAAGATAA